A portion of the Stigmatella aurantiaca DW4/3-1 genome contains these proteins:
- a CDS encoding MBL fold metallo-hydrolase produces MRWTMGCWLLGALGLLGCAHTKQEDAPVARYTSDAQGFDTHSFFYDTGSEVVIFDAQFTEAEAGKVLAAVRAETPHPIRYVVVTHPNPDKFNGVAVFQREGAQVVASEATAAAIPAVHAAKKHYWVNVAKAFSEPSYPAQATVDITFRGTYRLPLQGEGQVELTELHHPGVASTQTVAYLPRRQALLVGDLVHYRTHAWLEGALREGRAVPDLDAWKAALEELKAWKGATVYGGRGESAPVEEAVAEQQRYLDGMEGLVKAYVAELGSRKAELCGNDAAPHYEALTRRAAEAFPGYALPYMVQYSVYGLVTPLACGE; encoded by the coding sequence ATGCGTTGGACGATGGGTTGCTGGCTGCTGGGAGCGTTGGGACTGCTGGGGTGCGCGCACACGAAGCAGGAGGACGCCCCCGTGGCGCGCTACACGAGCGACGCCCAGGGCTTCGACACCCACTCCTTCTTCTATGACACGGGCTCCGAGGTGGTCATCTTCGATGCCCAGTTCACGGAGGCCGAGGCGGGCAAGGTGCTGGCCGCCGTCCGTGCGGAGACGCCCCATCCCATCCGCTATGTGGTGGTGACGCACCCCAACCCGGACAAGTTCAACGGGGTGGCGGTCTTCCAGCGGGAGGGGGCCCAGGTGGTGGCCAGCGAGGCCACCGCGGCGGCCATCCCCGCGGTGCATGCCGCCAAGAAGCACTACTGGGTGAACGTGGCGAAGGCCTTCAGCGAGCCGTCCTATCCCGCCCAGGCCACGGTGGACATCACCTTCCGGGGGACCTACCGGCTGCCCCTCCAGGGCGAGGGGCAGGTGGAGCTGACGGAGCTGCACCACCCGGGCGTCGCTTCAACGCAGACGGTGGCATATCTGCCCCGGCGCCAGGCGCTCCTCGTGGGGGATCTGGTCCACTACCGGACCCACGCGTGGCTGGAAGGGGCCCTGCGCGAGGGCCGCGCGGTGCCGGATCTGGATGCCTGGAAGGCAGCGCTGGAGGAGCTGAAGGCGTGGAAGGGGGCCACGGTGTACGGCGGGCGCGGCGAGAGCGCGCCGGTGGAGGAGGCCGTCGCTGAGCAGCAGCGGTACCTGGATGGGATGGAAGGGTTGGTGAAGGCGTACGTGGCGGAGCTGGGCAGCCGGAAAGCGGAGCTGTGTGGGAATGACGCGGCCCCTCACTACGAGGCGCTGACGAGGCGCGCCGCAGAGGCCTTCCCGGGTTACGCGCTGCCATACATGGTGCAGTACAGCGTGTACGGCCTGGTCACTCCGCTCGCTTGCGGCGAGTAG
- a CDS encoding AraC family transcriptional regulator, which yields MPKPLVNVDASAASSFCLTDEMPPLTTGWHAHRRHQLLYAARGALHLEVDRAQWLLPPQRAAWLRGGTLHRARANHLVTLCTVYLEPSLVPTAPQEECSVFLLPPLAREMLIYSVRWGPERAPDDTVAESFFQTLAHLLAEWSSQGQTWRLPRARTPELEKAMAYTLAHLAGPLSFEEAARAAGLSGRTLARRFDEEAQTTWRRFLHDARMLRAMELLAQDGARVTQTAYDVGFESLAAFTHAFHAFSGERPRDFRQRVAQGAPRPAPPLRPTRRKRAE from the coding sequence GTGCCCAAGCCGCTGGTGAACGTGGATGCCTCCGCGGCGTCCTCCTTCTGCCTCACCGATGAGATGCCGCCCCTGACGACGGGCTGGCATGCCCACCGCCGGCACCAGTTGCTCTATGCGGCCCGGGGAGCCCTGCACTTGGAGGTGGATCGCGCACAATGGCTCCTGCCCCCCCAGCGGGCCGCCTGGCTTCGGGGGGGCACCCTTCACCGGGCGCGCGCCAACCACCTGGTGACGCTGTGCACCGTGTACCTGGAGCCCTCGCTCGTGCCCACCGCCCCCCAGGAGGAGTGCAGCGTCTTCCTCTTGCCCCCCTTGGCCCGGGAGATGCTCATCTACTCCGTGCGCTGGGGCCCCGAGCGGGCTCCGGACGACACCGTGGCGGAGAGCTTCTTCCAAACCTTGGCGCACCTGCTGGCCGAGTGGTCCTCCCAGGGCCAAACCTGGCGGCTGCCCCGCGCCCGCACGCCCGAGTTGGAGAAGGCGATGGCCTACACCCTGGCCCACCTCGCCGGCCCCCTCTCCTTCGAGGAGGCGGCGCGGGCCGCGGGGCTCTCGGGCCGGACCCTCGCGCGGCGCTTTGACGAGGAGGCGCAGACCACCTGGCGCCGCTTTCTCCACGATGCCCGCATGCTGCGCGCCATGGAACTGCTCGCCCAGGACGGCGCCCGGGTCACCCAAACCGCCTACGACGTGGGCTTCGAGAGCCTCGCCGCCTTCACCCACGCCTTCCATGCCTTCTCGGGGGAGCGGCCACGCGATTTCCGGCAGCGCGTGGCCCAAGGGGCTCCCCGCCCCGCCCCGCCCCTGCGCCCTACTCGCCGCAAGCGAGCGGAGTGA
- a CDS encoding NADP-dependent oxidoreductase has product MSKQIKGREIHLKSRPQGEPTPGNFELVEVTVPEPAEGQLLVRNLFMSVDPYMRGRMNDVKSYVPPFKLGEALDGGAVGQVVRSRAPGFQEGDFVTSSGGWREYHVADARQYMKVDPNVGSLSAYLGVLGMPGMTAYVGLLDLGKPVAGETVFVSGAAGAVGGLVGQIAKIQGCRVVGSAGSPEKVKHLREDLGFDDAFNYKDGPVADALARTCPEGIDVYFDNVGGEHLEASIGKMKNYGRIVLCGAISQYNATAPTPGPRNLTLAVGKRLTLQGFIVSDQRHQHRRPDFLRDVGGWLREKKVKEVETVVEGLDKAPEAFIGLLRGHNTGKMVVKLASGPA; this is encoded by the coding sequence ATGTCCAAGCAAATCAAAGGGCGTGAAATCCACCTGAAGTCCCGGCCCCAGGGCGAGCCCACCCCTGGCAACTTCGAGCTGGTGGAGGTGACCGTCCCCGAGCCCGCCGAGGGCCAGCTCCTGGTGCGCAACCTCTTCATGTCCGTGGACCCGTACATGCGGGGGCGGATGAACGACGTGAAGTCCTACGTGCCCCCCTTCAAGCTGGGCGAGGCGCTGGATGGCGGCGCGGTGGGCCAGGTGGTCCGCTCGCGGGCCCCGGGCTTCCAGGAGGGAGATTTCGTCACCAGTTCGGGCGGCTGGCGTGAGTACCACGTCGCCGATGCGCGCCAGTACATGAAGGTGGATCCCAACGTGGGCTCGCTCTCCGCGTACCTGGGGGTGCTCGGCATGCCGGGCATGACGGCCTACGTGGGGCTGCTCGATCTCGGCAAGCCCGTGGCGGGCGAGACGGTGTTCGTCTCCGGCGCGGCCGGCGCGGTGGGCGGGCTCGTGGGGCAGATCGCCAAGATCCAGGGCTGCCGGGTGGTGGGCAGCGCGGGCTCCCCGGAGAAGGTGAAGCACCTGCGAGAGGACCTCGGGTTCGACGACGCCTTCAACTACAAGGATGGCCCGGTGGCCGATGCCCTGGCGCGCACCTGCCCCGAGGGCATCGACGTCTACTTCGACAACGTGGGCGGCGAGCACCTGGAAGCGTCCATCGGGAAGATGAAGAACTACGGGCGCATCGTCCTGTGTGGCGCCATCTCCCAGTACAACGCCACCGCGCCAACCCCGGGCCCCCGCAACCTCACGCTGGCGGTCGGCAAGCGCCTCACGCTCCAGGGCTTCATCGTCAGCGATCAACGCCACCAGCACCGGCGCCCGGACTTCCTGCGCGACGTGGGGGGCTGGCTCCGCGAGAAGAAGGTGAAGGAGGTGGAGACGGTGGTGGAGGGGCTGGACAAGGCCCCCGAGGCCTTCATCGGCCTGCTGCGCGGCCACAACACCGGGAAGATGGTGGTGAAGCTGGCCTCCGGACCCGCCTGA